Proteins found in one Methanospirillum hungatei JF-1 genomic segment:
- a CDS encoding 50S ribosomal protein L23: protein MILKYPYATEKASMIVERDGQLQFIVDRKASKGQIKVAIEKMFDQPVTRVRTLMNNRGEKKAMVSFSNPKAAEEILSRLGIM, encoded by the coding sequence ATGATACTGAAATATCCATATGCAACAGAAAAGGCGAGCATGATCGTTGAGCGTGACGGTCAGCTGCAGTTTATTGTTGACCGGAAAGCATCCAAGGGCCAGATCAAGGTAGCCATTGAGAAGATGTTTGATCAGCCGGTTACCCGTGTCCGGACCCTGATGAACAACCGGGGAGAGAAAAAAGCAATGGTGAGTTTTTCAAACCCGAAAGCTGCTGAAGAGATTCTCAGCCGGCTTGGAATCATGTGA
- a CDS encoding 30S ribosomal protein S4e, translating into MGHHLKRVVSPKSWGIPRKTDKFVTKTSPGPHNKNALPIVVWARDQMGIVRNMKEAKHVLREREIIVNGRPVRHPDMGIGIFDIVSIPKSGKHYRILRDKKGRHVTIPIDEDAASSRLVKITNKTIVKGGRIQLNLRDGSNVLTDKQYKSGDSIVLSLKEGQKNEIIDHFPFQPGNMAMIIGGKHSGVVGRIIEHIPVPGSLPNRVILKDESSGESFETIDEYVVMVGRESPAIDRWGIEE; encoded by the coding sequence ATGGGACATCACCTCAAGCGGGTTGTATCACCAAAGTCATGGGGAATTCCACGAAAGACTGATAAGTTTGTCACAAAGACCTCCCCGGGCCCGCATAACAAAAATGCACTTCCGATTGTTGTCTGGGCACGTGACCAGATGGGCATCGTCCGGAACATGAAGGAAGCAAAACACGTTCTTCGTGAGCGTGAGATTATCGTAAATGGCAGACCGGTACGGCACCCGGATATGGGAATCGGCATCTTTGACATCGTTTCCATACCGAAGAGCGGGAAACACTACCGCATCCTTCGTGACAAGAAGGGACGTCATGTAACCATCCCGATCGATGAAGATGCAGCATCCTCACGCCTTGTGAAGATCACCAACAAGACCATCGTAAAAGGTGGCAGAATTCAGCTGAATCTTCGAGACGGATCAAATGTTCTGACAGACAAGCAGTACAAATCAGGTGATTCAATTGTTCTCTCCCTGAAGGAAGGGCAGAAGAACGAGATCATCGATCACTTCCCATTCCAGCCCGGTAATATGGCAATGATCATCGGTGGAAAACACTCCGGTGTTGTCGGCAGAATTATTGAGCATATCCCGGTTCCGGGCAGCCTTCCAAACCGTGTCATCCTGAAGGATGAAAGTTCTGGTGAGTCCTTTGAAACCATTGACGAGTATGTCGTCATGGTCGGCCGGGAGTCACCCGCAATTGATCGCTGGGGGATTGAGGAATGA
- a CDS encoding 50S ribosomal protein L14, which produces MKGLGIKVPRAVSTGTKLTCADNTGARVVQVVSVFGYHGVRRRQPKLGLADIATVSVKKGTPDMRRKLVRAVVIRQKKEIRRPSGLRLSFEDNAVVVVDDKNEPRGTEIKGPVAREVAIRYPRIGSMATIIV; this is translated from the coding sequence ATGAAGGGTCTTGGGATAAAGGTCCCCCGTGCAGTCAGTACCGGAACAAAGCTCACCTGTGCAGACAACACCGGAGCACGTGTTGTTCAGGTTGTGTCTGTCTTCGGATACCATGGTGTCCGTCGTCGTCAGCCCAAGCTCGGTCTTGCCGATATTGCAACCGTCTCAGTAAAGAAGGGAACCCCTGACATGCGGAGAAAACTTGTCCGTGCTGTCGTTATCCGTCAGAAGAAAGAGATTCGCCGTCCAAGTGGTCTTCGTCTCAGCTTTGAGGATAATGCAGTCGTTGTTGTCGATGACAAGAACGAACCAAGGGGAACTGAAATAAAAGGCCCGGTAGCCCGTGAAGTCGCAATCCGGTACCCCCGTATCGGCTCTATGGCCACCATTATTGTGTGA
- a CDS encoding Tfx family DNA-binding protein — MKEGLLTDRQKEVLRYRRSGLTQQQIADIIRTSKANICTIEKSAMENIKRARETLDFFYSLDARHLCTIDKGSDLFEASKKIYNEAEKLGIKVRYDNIQLMNRIREEIPEKNKSRLVREKIEVYLKDDGDLYFE; from the coding sequence ATGAAAGAAGGGTTACTTACAGACCGGCAGAAGGAGGTACTCAGGTACCGAAGATCTGGTCTTACCCAGCAGCAGATTGCTGATATTATCCGGACTTCAAAGGCAAATATCTGCACTATAGAGAAGTCTGCGATGGAGAATATCAAGCGGGCGCGTGAGACTCTGGATTTTTTTTACAGCCTGGATGCACGCCATCTCTGTACAATAGATAAGGGTTCTGACCTTTTTGAGGCTTCAAAGAAGATCTATAACGAAGCTGAAAAACTGGGGATAAAGGTCCGGTATGATAATATTCAGCTGATGAACCGTATTCGTGAAGAAATCCCTGAAAAAAATAAATCCCGGCTGGTCAGGGAAAAAATTGAGGTGTACCTGAAAGATGATGGTGACCTCTACTTTGAATAA
- a CDS encoding 30S ribosomal protein S19: MAKKVQKKLPRRKEEFTYHGYKIDELRAMSLEDLLPVMPSRARRKVLRGWTIGEEKLLSDIRSNGSRIRTHQRDMIILPEMIGREIEIYNGKEFIRVELQPESVFHYLGEFALTRRRVTHGSAGIGATRSSKFVPLK, from the coding sequence ATGGCAAAGAAGGTACAGAAGAAACTGCCACGACGGAAGGAGGAATTTACCTACCATGGCTACAAGATCGACGAACTCCGTGCAATGAGTCTGGAGGACCTGCTTCCTGTCATGCCCTCCCGTGCACGGCGTAAAGTTCTCCGTGGCTGGACTATCGGTGAAGAGAAACTCCTCTCTGATATCCGCAGCAATGGATCGAGAATCAGAACTCACCAGCGCGATATGATCATTCTCCCTGAGATGATCGGTCGTGAAATTGAGATCTACAATGGGAAGGAGTTTATCCGCGTAGAACTCCAGCCGGAATCAGTGTTTCATTATCTTGGAGAGTTTGCATTAACCAGAAGGCGGGTTACCCACGGTTCAGCCGGTATTGGTGCAACCAGGTCGAGTAAGTTCGTTCCGCTGAAGTGA
- a CDS encoding ribonuclease P protein component 1 → MITPQNILRHELTGLDVRVEQAQNQYLNGISGLVVRETRHMVFVKTGTGVKKVAKKGVIFRFTLPSGKRVDVTGAVLDMAPEKRINMRIKR, encoded by the coding sequence ATGATCACCCCGCAGAACATCCTCCGGCATGAACTGACCGGACTGGATGTCAGGGTGGAACAAGCACAAAATCAGTACCTGAACGGAATCTCCGGCCTGGTTGTTCGTGAGACCAGACATATGGTCTTTGTAAAAACCGGGACCGGAGTGAAAAAGGTGGCAAAAAAGGGAGTAATCTTCCGGTTCACCCTTCCTTCAGGAAAACGTGTGGATGTAACCGGTGCGGTGCTCGACATGGCACCTGAGAAACGCATCAACATGCGAATCAAGAGATAG
- a CDS encoding 30S ribosomal protein S3, which translates to MAVERKFVADGVRKVRVERHLGHELKRAGYGGMDLIRTPLGTQVTIFAEKPGIVIGKGGKVVRTLTQDLATTYGVESPQIEVQQVDNPNLNAQIMAERLASALERGWYFRKAGSSTLRRIMDSGALGCEVVISGKLTGARGRVQKFTEGYIKHSGDPVNTLVDKGYAVAIKKLGVIGVQVRLIPPGAQLPDHFEVTAAVTKKQRNMAHITRIPSEYDEEDLDLDAIVNEPDDFMEEE; encoded by the coding sequence GTGGCAGTAGAACGAAAATTTGTTGCAGACGGTGTCAGGAAAGTCCGTGTTGAAAGGCACCTTGGTCATGAACTGAAACGTGCAGGATATGGTGGCATGGATCTTATCCGGACCCCTCTCGGAACTCAGGTGACGATCTTTGCTGAAAAGCCGGGTATTGTTATCGGTAAAGGCGGAAAGGTTGTCAGAACCCTGACGCAGGATCTTGCAACTACATATGGCGTCGAATCTCCCCAGATTGAGGTTCAGCAGGTTGACAATCCTAACCTGAATGCACAGATAATGGCTGAGCGGCTCGCAAGTGCTCTTGAACGCGGCTGGTATTTCAGAAAGGCAGGGTCTTCAACACTCCGCCGTATTATGGATTCCGGCGCACTCGGATGTGAGGTTGTCATATCCGGTAAGCTTACCGGAGCACGTGGTCGTGTTCAGAAGTTCACTGAAGGATACATCAAGCATTCCGGTGATCCGGTGAACACACTGGTTGACAAGGGATACGCAGTTGCTATCAAGAAACTGGGTGTCATTGGTGTTCAGGTCCGCCTTATTCCACCGGGTGCACAGCTTCCTGACCACTTCGAGGTTACTGCAGCAGTCACCAAGAAACAGCGGAATATGGCTCATATCACCAGAATCCCCTCTGAATATGACGAGGAAGATCTGGATCTTGATGCAATCGTCAATGAGCCTGATGACTTCATGGAGGAAGAGTAA
- a CDS encoding 50S ribosomal protein L2: MGHRITTQSRGHGGPTYRAPSHRYKAALKHLGRAGETVSYKIIDIEHDPARHTPIALVDVPDGENTYVLVTEGMGIGDVLTWGADAEIRNGNTLPLQEIPTGSSVCNIEAYPNDGGKFVRASGVQATVTDKMEGRVAVRMPSGSTKWFNGQCRATIGIVAGGGRSEKPFVKAGKKYHKMKNTASNWPRVRGFAMNVIDHPFGGGGHQHAGRPKTVSRGTSPGRKVGHIAARRTGRR, encoded by the coding sequence ATGGGACATAGAATTACTACACAGAGTCGTGGACATGGTGGCCCGACATATCGTGCACCCTCACACCGGTACAAAGCAGCATTGAAACACCTGGGTCGCGCAGGGGAGACCGTCAGCTACAAGATCATCGATATTGAACATGACCCTGCACGTCACACCCCGATCGCCCTGGTCGACGTTCCAGACGGGGAAAACACCTACGTCCTGGTCACTGAGGGTATGGGTATCGGAGATGTGCTGACCTGGGGAGCTGATGCAGAGATCAGAAACGGGAACACTCTTCCTCTTCAGGAAATACCGACCGGGTCTTCAGTATGCAATATTGAAGCCTATCCAAATGACGGTGGCAAGTTTGTCCGTGCAAGTGGTGTGCAGGCAACCGTTACTGACAAGATGGAAGGACGTGTTGCAGTCCGTATGCCAAGTGGCTCAACAAAATGGTTCAACGGTCAGTGCCGTGCAACCATTGGCATTGTTGCTGGTGGCGGACGCAGTGAAAAGCCGTTCGTAAAGGCCGGTAAGAAGTACCACAAGATGAAGAATACTGCAAGCAACTGGCCACGTGTCAGAGGTTTCGCCATGAACGTCATCGACCATCCATTCGGTGGTGGAGGGCATCAGCACGCTGGCAGACCAAAGACGGTGAGCCGTGGAACCTCTCCGGGTAGAAAGGTTGGACATATCGCTGCCCGGCGGACTGGAAGGAGGTGA
- a CDS encoding 50S ribosomal protein L19e — protein MSQISGQRRLAADVLGCGVNRVWFNPEKLTEIQQAISREDIRNLIQDGAIAAHQKRGNSRGRARAQMAKRSYGHCKGPGRRKGAAGSRTNSKDRWIQRIRAQRRVLRELRETGDIDRSVYRKFYRRAAGGQFRTVSHMKAQIEIWREQ, from the coding sequence ATGAGTCAGATTTCTGGTCAGAGACGCCTCGCTGCTGATGTTCTTGGATGTGGTGTGAATCGTGTATGGTTCAACCCTGAAAAGCTCACCGAAATTCAGCAGGCGATCTCACGGGAAGACATCAGAAACCTGATCCAGGATGGTGCTATTGCAGCCCATCAGAAGCGGGGAAACTCCCGTGGCAGAGCCCGTGCACAGATGGCCAAGCGCAGTTATGGTCATTGTAAGGGGCCGGGTCGCAGGAAAGGAGCCGCAGGATCACGTACTAATAGTAAAGACCGCTGGATTCAGCGTATTCGTGCTCAGCGTCGTGTACTCCGTGAACTTCGTGAGACCGGAGATATTGACCGGTCAGTTTACCGGAAGTTTTACCGCCGTGCTGCCGGAGGACAGTTCAGAACTGTTTCCCACATGAAAGCACAGATTGAGATCTGGAGGGAACAGTAA
- a CDS encoding 30S ribosomal protein S14: MANIKAGKERTKIFGRGSHECLLCGRKQGLVRRYNIFFCRQCFREWAPKMGFKKLN; encoded by the coding sequence ATGGCCAATATTAAGGCTGGGAAAGAACGGACCAAGATTTTTGGTCGTGGTTCCCACGAATGTCTGCTTTGCGGCCGGAAACAGGGACTTGTCCGCAGATACAATATCTTCTTCTGCAGACAGTGTTTCCGCGAATGGGCACCGAAAATGGGCTTTAAAAAACTGAACTGA
- the rpl3p gene encoding 50S ribosomal protein L3 has translation MPTIHRPRMGSLAYSPRKRAKSPVPKYHAWPAYQGEPALQGFAGYKVGMTHVIMVDDHAHSPNEGKDIMVPVTVIEVPDMRVAAIRVYRHDTYGNHVLTEVWADSFDKELSRRLNLSKNYKREEAEKKIREALEADKIVDVVALTYTRPSVLTGVPKKVPDLMETRIDGGSMTERFEYGLSMLGKDFDIRSLFKVGQYTDVTAITKGKGTQGPVKRWGVHLRKRKHSRGKKERHVGTLGPWTPHHVRWQVPMMGQMGYHQRTEFNKRLLKIGEDGAEITPEGGFINYGEVRARYVLIKGSVPGPSKRLVRIRHAMRLGEHKIREPTIGFISLESKQG, from the coding sequence ATGCCAACAATTCACAGACCTCGCATGGGTTCTCTGGCATACAGCCCGAGGAAGAGGGCAAAAAGCCCGGTTCCAAAATATCATGCGTGGCCCGCGTACCAGGGAGAACCTGCACTCCAGGGCTTTGCAGGATACAAAGTGGGTATGACTCATGTCATTATGGTCGATGACCATGCCCACAGCCCGAATGAGGGAAAAGATATCATGGTACCGGTTACGGTCATCGAAGTTCCGGATATGCGAGTTGCCGCAATCCGTGTCTATCGCCATGATACCTATGGAAACCACGTTCTGACGGAAGTCTGGGCTGACTCCTTTGACAAGGAACTGAGCCGGAGACTGAACCTTTCAAAGAACTACAAACGCGAAGAGGCAGAGAAGAAGATCCGCGAAGCACTTGAAGCAGACAAAATTGTGGATGTCGTCGCGCTGACGTATACTCGTCCTTCCGTTCTTACCGGTGTTCCAAAGAAAGTTCCGGACCTCATGGAAACCCGCATTGATGGTGGTTCCATGACAGAGCGGTTTGAATATGGTCTCTCCATGCTTGGAAAGGACTTTGATATCCGTTCACTCTTCAAAGTCGGTCAGTATACTGATGTAACTGCCATCACGAAAGGAAAAGGAACCCAGGGTCCGGTAAAGCGCTGGGGTGTTCACCTTCGGAAGAGAAAGCACTCCCGTGGAAAGAAGGAGCGGCATGTTGGAACTCTTGGACCATGGACTCCGCACCATGTCCGTTGGCAGGTTCCGATGATGGGTCAGATGGGATACCATCAGAGAACTGAGTTTAACAAACGCCTTCTTAAAATCGGAGAAGATGGAGCAGAAATCACGCCGGAAGGCGGTTTCATTAATTACGGAGAAGTGCGGGCACGGTATGTTCTCATCAAGGGTTCTGTTCCCGGACCTTCAAAGCGTCTTGTCCGTATCCGGCATGCAATGCGCCTCGGAGAACACAAGATTCGTGAGCCAACTATCGGGTTTATCAGCCTGGAGTCCAAGCAGGGGTGA
- a CDS encoding 30S ribosomal protein S8 yields MARLNTVADAMSTLKNASDTGRAECIVQPAGRLIGELLRIMKEAGYIKEYTRIEDGRGGQFKVVMSGLINKCGCISPRYSVSLDEMEYWEQLYLPSKNIGMLMISTSKGVMGHHDARRNGVGGELLGYVY; encoded by the coding sequence ATGGCAAGACTGAATACAGTGGCGGATGCTATGAGCACGCTGAAGAATGCCTCTGACACCGGCCGGGCAGAATGTATTGTCCAGCCAGCAGGCAGGCTGATTGGTGAGCTCCTCCGCATTATGAAGGAAGCCGGATATATCAAGGAATATACCCGGATAGAAGATGGACGTGGTGGCCAGTTCAAAGTGGTCATGTCAGGATTGATCAATAAGTGCGGTTGTATCTCTCCCCGTTACTCTGTCTCCCTTGATGAGATGGAATACTGGGAACAGCTGTACCTCCCGTCCAAGAATATCGGCATGCTCATGATCTCCACATCAAAAGGAGTCATGGGACATCATGATGCCCGTCGGAATGGAGTCGGCGGTGAACTGCTCGGATATGTATACTGA
- a CDS encoding 50S ribosomal protein L5, whose amino-acid sequence MNPNRSVAVDKVVVHMGVGEAGDKLVNAERIISEITGNTPVRSVAKQTLPAFGIRKGAPISCRVTLRGEAAEKFLETSIKIVENKINSRAFDKQGNFSFGIEEHTDYPGQSYDPKVGIFGLDVTVVLKRNGVRIARRHIQQKKLPLKQLVTVEDAKLFLKDRYNVEVQ is encoded by the coding sequence ATGAACCCAAATCGTTCAGTAGCTGTAGACAAGGTTGTTGTTCACATGGGTGTTGGTGAAGCTGGTGACAAACTGGTCAATGCCGAGCGTATCATCTCCGAGATCACCGGAAATACTCCGGTCCGGAGTGTTGCAAAGCAGACTCTTCCGGCATTTGGTATCCGGAAGGGTGCACCCATAAGCTGCCGGGTTACTCTCAGGGGAGAGGCTGCAGAAAAGTTCCTTGAAACTTCGATTAAGATCGTTGAGAATAAAATAAATTCCCGCGCCTTTGACAAACAGGGTAACTTTTCCTTTGGTATTGAAGAACACACAGATTATCCTGGTCAGAGTTATGATCCAAAAGTCGGTATCTTTGGCCTTGATGTTACCGTTGTTCTTAAAAGAAATGGTGTCCGGATTGCAAGACGACACATCCAGCAGAAGAAGCTGCCCCTCAAGCAGCTGGTCACTGTTGAAGATGCGAAGCTCTTCCTCAAGGATCGCTATAATGTGGAGGTACAGTAA
- a CDS encoding 30S ribosomal protein S17, whose product MARDIGLNVPVPEKDCSDVNCPFHGTLPVRGQVITGKVVSDKMTGSVVVQRDYLHFVRKYQRYEKRSSKIHAHNPPCLHARVGDMVSIAECRPLSKTKTYVVVEVNRA is encoded by the coding sequence ATGGCAAGAGATATCGGATTAAACGTCCCGGTCCCGGAAAAGGACTGCAGTGACGTAAACTGCCCGTTTCACGGCACCTTGCCGGTGCGCGGCCAGGTGATCACCGGCAAGGTCGTGAGCGATAAGATGACAGGATCGGTTGTAGTTCAGCGGGACTACCTCCATTTTGTCAGAAAATATCAGCGATACGAGAAACGGAGTTCAAAAATCCATGCACACAATCCCCCATGCCTGCATGCACGGGTTGGTGACATGGTTAGTATAGCAGAGTGCAGACCGCTCTCCAAGACAAAAACCTACGTAGTTGTTGAGGTGAACCGGGCATGA
- the rpmC gene encoding 50S ribosomal protein L29: MAIFRARDVSQLSDVELVEQVDKLRMELIQYHGKVSAGGSTENAGRIREIRRTIARMKTEQNRRMHA; the protein is encoded by the coding sequence ATGGCAATCTTCCGTGCACGGGATGTTTCACAGCTCTCTGATGTAGAACTTGTTGAACAGGTTGACAAACTCCGGATGGAACTGATCCAATACCATGGAAAAGTCAGTGCCGGAGGTTCCACGGAAAATGCAGGTCGGATTCGTGAAATCCGCCGGACCATCGCCCGGATGAAAACCGAGCAGAACCGTAGAATGCATGCATGA
- a CDS encoding 50S ribosomal protein L32e: MADEIRRLLKVRKSKDARFKREGVDKKKTISDSWRRPRGLHSKQRKQRKAKGPHPTPGYGSPLAVRGMHPCGLKEVRVFNLNDLEGVDPITHAIRIAATVGRKKREVVQNKAAELNIRILNWKDASHPGHKNASPEKAAPEEERNEEEE; encoded by the coding sequence ATGGCAGATGAAATCCGCCGGCTTCTGAAGGTCCGGAAATCAAAAGATGCACGCTTCAAACGTGAAGGTGTAGACAAGAAGAAGACCATCAGCGATTCATGGCGACGCCCCCGTGGTCTGCACAGCAAACAGCGCAAACAGCGGAAGGCAAAAGGTCCGCATCCAACCCCCGGGTATGGAAGTCCGCTTGCTGTCAGAGGTATGCACCCGTGTGGTCTGAAGGAAGTTCGTGTATTCAATCTGAATGACTTGGAAGGAGTAGATCCAATCACCCATGCCATCCGGATTGCTGCAACGGTAGGCCGCAAGAAGCGTGAAGTGGTGCAGAACAAAGCAGCCGAACTGAATATCCGTATACTGAACTGGAAAGATGCAAGTCATCCGGGACACAAGAACGCATCTCCAGAGAAGGCTGCACCTGAAGAGGAACGTAACGAGGAGGAAGAGTAA
- the rplX gene encoding 50S ribosomal protein L24 — protein sequence MVRVISSQPRKQRKARYNAPHHMRGSLLHAALSKELQGKYKRRSIRVIKGDTVKVLRGDHAGTEGLVDYVITRDARIVVDGVSVKKADGTEVPRPVDPSNVMITDLNLEDKRREQKLSGE from the coding sequence ATGGTACGAGTAATTAGCAGTCAACCCAGAAAACAGAGAAAAGCCCGGTACAATGCTCCGCATCATATGCGTGGCTCACTCCTGCATGCAGCCCTTTCCAAGGAACTGCAGGGGAAGTACAAGCGCCGGAGCATCCGCGTTATCAAAGGCGACACAGTAAAGGTTCTTCGTGGGGATCATGCCGGAACTGAAGGACTGGTTGACTATGTCATCACCAGAGATGCACGCATTGTGGTTGATGGAGTATCAGTCAAGAAGGCAGACGGTACAGAAGTTCCCCGTCCGGTTGATCCATCGAATGTGATGATAACCGATCTGAATCTTGAGGACAAGCGACGTGAACAGAAACTGAGTGGTGAGTAA
- a CDS encoding 50S ribosomal protein L22, producing the protein MARFDYSNQVTGKDIARGRVNEAPISPKHAIEIAGFIRGMKLDDAAAYLEGVVALQKPIPFKRFNRNVPHRKGLVGWDAGRYPQKASRVYLRLLNNVRKNAEYNGLEGDQLRIVHVSANRGIRRRSFMPRAMGRATPKDRQTVNIELVVREQEA; encoded by the coding sequence ATGGCCAGATTTGATTATTCAAACCAGGTAACCGGGAAGGATATTGCCCGGGGACGCGTGAACGAAGCTCCGATCTCCCCAAAGCATGCAATTGAAATTGCAGGTTTTATCAGGGGCATGAAGCTTGATGATGCAGCTGCATACCTTGAGGGTGTCGTTGCACTTCAGAAACCAATTCCGTTCAAGCGGTTTAACCGGAATGTTCCTCACCGGAAGGGTCTTGTCGGCTGGGATGCCGGCCGGTACCCACAGAAAGCAAGCCGCGTCTATCTCCGGCTGCTGAACAATGTCCGCAAGAATGCAGAATACAACGGACTTGAAGGGGATCAGCTCAGGATCGTCCATGTATCTGCAAACCGCGGCATCAGAAGAAGGAGTTTTATGCCACGTGCAATGGGACGTGCAACTCCGAAAGACCGCCAGACGGTGAATATTGAGCTGGTCGTCCGCGAGCAGGAGGCTTGA
- the rpl6p gene encoding 50S ribosomal protein L6, producing the protein MTVERVVSIPSGVSVTMDGTVLHVKGPKGNLQRDMWYPGIEITIGSEDVRFTTESQKKAVTSMVGTLASHCSNMCTGVTKGYLYSMKVVYSHFPIQIKVVGETLEIVNFLGEKYPRSARILPGTTVKVGSDEVTVTGIDKEVVGSTAANIERATRIRDRDPRVFQDGIYIVSRSEQ; encoded by the coding sequence ATGACCGTTGAGAGAGTAGTATCCATCCCCTCAGGGGTTTCTGTCACGATGGACGGGACCGTCCTTCATGTGAAAGGACCCAAAGGGAATCTTCAGCGTGATATGTGGTATCCGGGTATTGAGATCACCATTGGCTCTGAAGATGTCCGGTTCACCACCGAATCACAAAAGAAGGCAGTCACTTCAATGGTAGGGACACTTGCAAGTCACTGCTCAAACATGTGCACGGGAGTAACCAAGGGTTATCTGTACAGTATGAAAGTTGTGTACAGTCACTTTCCAATCCAGATCAAGGTTGTTGGAGAGACCCTTGAGATAGTAAATTTCCTTGGAGAAAAATATCCCCGTTCTGCACGAATTCTTCCGGGAACTACGGTAAAAGTCGGAAGTGATGAGGTCACGGTAACCGGTATTGACAAGGAAGTTGTCGGTTCGACTGCAGCAAACATCGAACGTGCAACCCGTATCCGGGACCGGGATCCCCGTGTATTCCAGGATGGCATATACATTGTATCACGGAGTGAGCAGTAA
- the rpl4p gene encoding 50S ribosomal protein L4, with protein MKAQVLTLTGSVAHEIELPPVFSSEFRPDLIKKAVIAQQSRRYQPHGAYVYAGITASAVGWGSGRGVSHVPRLKNSSRAAKVPQAKGGREAHPPKVEKVLIRNINQKEKRKALNSAIAATISPELVRSRGHVFTGSLPYVLSGDFESLKKTKEVIAALRAVGVYGDVERAERSRKVRAGRGKLRGRRYKQRKSLLIVTGKERLRAARNLAGVDVCLVDNLNVELLAPGTHSARLTLWTEDAVRKLGGEQ; from the coding sequence ATGAAAGCACAGGTATTGACACTTACCGGATCTGTGGCACACGAGATTGAACTTCCTCCGGTCTTCAGCTCGGAATTTCGCCCTGATCTTATCAAAAAAGCGGTAATCGCCCAGCAGAGCCGGCGTTATCAGCCACACGGAGCATATGTGTATGCAGGAATTACTGCCTCAGCAGTCGGCTGGGGGAGTGGTCGTGGTGTATCACATGTTCCGCGTCTGAAAAACAGTTCTCGCGCAGCAAAAGTCCCACAGGCAAAAGGTGGACGTGAAGCACATCCGCCAAAAGTTGAGAAGGTTCTGATTCGGAACATCAACCAGAAAGAGAAACGAAAAGCTCTTAACTCTGCAATAGCCGCAACGATATCTCCCGAACTGGTCCGTTCCCGGGGTCATGTATTCACCGGTTCACTTCCCTATGTCCTTTCCGGCGACTTTGAATCCCTGAAGAAGACAAAGGAAGTAATCGCAGCACTCCGTGCCGTTGGTGTTTACGGGGATGTTGAGCGTGCAGAACGCTCCCGAAAAGTTCGTGCAGGTCGTGGAAAGCTTCGTGGCCGCCGGTATAAACAGCGAAAGAGTCTTCTTATCGTTACCGGAAAAGAACGGCTCCGTGCAGCAAGAAATCTTGCCGGAGTGGATGTGTGCCTTGTTGACAACCTGAATGTTGAACTTCTGGCACCAGGTACGCATTCAGCCCGCCTTACCCTCTGGACTGAAGATGCAGTCAGAAAACTCGGAGGCGAGCAGTAA